The proteins below come from a single Rosa rugosa chromosome 2, drRosRugo1.1, whole genome shotgun sequence genomic window:
- the LOC133731233 gene encoding probable protein phosphatase 2C 55 — translation MTLQLQRVLHNFELQGNNLESSSTMVMNYNGSIKRTRAEPDQEQEAVIFKKPRVEGSKPERSVMPYQELSPNYESETRLKMVSGSFYLPKENELRPQGEDAHFICAEENTIGVADGVGGWANKGIDSGLYARELMMNSVMAVHNQHKTSSGVINPRKVLEEAFSNTKNIQGSSTACIVTLNKDVLHYANVGDSGFMLFRNNKCLFRSSTQQHRFNCPFQLGNAPRSDHPSSATGVPVRVIPGDVIVLGTDGLLDNMFGREIEQVLEDKTDEGDVDPEMLAGIIAELALYNSFDRFNPSPFSVSAKKAGVKHVGGKVDDITVIVAAIMEES, via the coding sequence CTTGAGAGTTCGTCGACCATGGTCATGAACTATAATGGATCAATCAAACGCACACGAGCCGAACCTGATCAAGAACAAGAGGCCGTGATCTTCAAGAAACCTAGGGTTGAAGGCAGCAAACCAGAGAGGTCCGTGATGCCGTACCAAGAACTGAGTCCAAACTATGAATCTGAAACAAGGCTGAAGATGGTATCTGGATCTTTCTATTTGCCCAAGGAAAACGAACTCCGACCCCAAGGTGAAGACGCTCACTTCATATGTGCAGAAGAAAACACCATTGGAGTGGCGGACGGTGTTGGTGGATGGGCCAATAAGGGCATCGACTCGGGTCTCTACGCTCGAGAACTCATGATGAACTCGGTCATGGCGGTTCACAATCAACACAAGACCTCATCAGGAGTCATTAATCCAAGAAAAGTGTTGGAGGAGGCTTTCTCAAACACCAAGAACATCCAAGGCTCGTCAACCGCTTGCATTGTCACGCTAAACAAAGATGTCTTGCACTATGCGAATGTTGGTGACAGCGGTTTCATGTTGTTTCGAAACAACAAGTGCTTGTTCAGGTCTTCAACTCAACAGCACAGGTTTAACTGTCCTTTTCAGTTGGGGAACGCCCCAAGAAGTGATCATCCGAGCTCGGCTACGGGGGTGCCGGTTAGGGTGATTCCGGGAGATGTCATAGTTCTTGGGACTGATGGGTTGCTTGACAACATGTTTGGGAGGGAAATCGAGCAAGTTTTGGAGGACAAGACTGATGAAGGTGATGTGGATCCGGAGATGTTGGCTGGGATTATAGCGGAGTTGGCTTTGTATAATTCTTTTGATAGGTTCAATCCTAGCCCTTTTTCAGTTTCGGCGAAGAAGGCTGGAGTCAAGCATGTAGGAGGTAAGGTTGATGATATCACTGTCATAGTAGCTGCCATTATGGAGGAGTCCTAG
- the LOC133732851 gene encoding accelerated cell death 11: MSAMANEEKPLRKIAEAFKELEAAVKSETGEVEVARFSQACSLVSPLFGCLGIAFKFAEIDYVAKVHDLAEASKSISTLHVLVDRDVEAGTVRKAGGHARNLLRVKRGIDMVKVLFEQIIVTKGNSLKDPASKAYQQVFAPHHGWVIRKAVAAGMYALPTKEQLLHKLNEDETSAKAQMQNYVAASAPLILYIDKLFQTRNLGVDW; the protein is encoded by the exons atgTCTGCAATGGCGAACGAGGAGAAGCCACTGAGGAAAATTGCAGAGGCATTCAAGGAGCTGGAGGCCGCCGTGAAATCGGAGACCGGCGAAGTGGAGGTGGCGCGGTTCTCGCAGGCTTGCTCTCTCGTCTCGCCGCTGTTCGGGTGCTTAGGGATCGCTTTCAAGTTCGCCGAGATCGACTACGTCGCAAAG GTGCATGATCTGGCGGAGGCGTCGAAATCAATCTCGACCCTACACGTGTTGGTGGACCGGGATGTGGAGGCGGGCACTGTGAGAAAGGCGGGTGGTCATGCGAGGAATTTGCTGAGGGTGAAGCGTGGGATTGATATGGTGAAGGTGCTGTTTGAGCAGATTATAGTCACCAA GGGAAATTCCTTGAAGGATCCAGCTTCCAAGGCATATCAACAGGTGTTTGCACCCCATCATGGGTGGGTCATCAGGAAAGCTGTTGCTGCCGGGATGTATGCGCTTCCTACAAAAGAACAACTATTGCACAAACTCAATGAAGATG AGACCTCGGCAAAAGCTCAAATGCAAAATTATGTTGCCGCTTCAGCACCTCTAATTCTGTACATTGACAAACTCTTCCAGACAAGGAATTTGGGTGTGGATTGGTAA